The following proteins come from a genomic window of Melospiza georgiana isolate bMelGeo1 chromosome 3, bMelGeo1.pri, whole genome shotgun sequence:
- the RPF2 gene encoding ribosome production factor 2 homolog: MDALDRVVKPKTKRAKRFLEKREPKLNENTKNAMLIKGGNANLTVTEVLKDIYAVKKPFAVLYKRKNITRPFEDQTSLEFFSKKSDCSLFLFGSHNKKRPNNLIIGRMFDYHVLDMIELGVEKFVALKDIKNSKCPEGTKPMLIFAGDMFDVNEEYRRLKSLLIDFFRGPTVPNIRLAGLEYVLHFTAVDGKIYMRSYKVLLKKSGCKIPRIELEEMGPSLDLVMRRTHLASDDLYKLSLKQPKGLKPKKKKNISHDALGTTYGRIHMQRQDLSKLQTRKMKGLKKRPAEKSAQDGGATPKKSKSA, translated from the exons ATGGATGCGCTGGATCGGGTGGT AAAGCCGAAAACTAAGAGAGCAAAAAGATTTCTTGAGAAGAGAGAACCCAAGctaaatgaaaacacaaaaaatgctATGCTCATAAAAGGAGGAAATGCAAATTTAACAGTGACCGAAGTGCTTAAAGACATT TATGCTGTGAAGAAGCCTTTTGCTGTACTGTATAAAAG GAAAAATATTACCAGGCCTTTTGAGGACCAAACATCATTG gagtttttttccaagaaatcAGATtgttctctgtttctctttggATCTCATAACAAGAAGCGACCTAACAACCTGATAATAG GTCGCATGTTTGACTACCACGTGCTAGACATGATTGAGCTGGGCGTTGAGAAGTTTGTAGCCCTAAAAGATATCAAG AACAGTAAGTGTCCTGAAGGGACAAAACCTATGTTGATATTTGCTGGTGACATGTTTGATGTGAATGAAGAATACAGAAGACTGAAGAGCCTGCTTATTG ATTTCTTCAGAGGCCCCACTGTGCCCAATATTCGTCTGGCTGGTTTAGAGTACGttctgcatttcacagctgtgGATGGGAAAATTTACATGAGAAGCTACAA AGTGCTTCTGAAGAAATCTGGCTGTAAAATACCCAGAATTGAATTGGAAGAGATGGGACCTTCATTAGATCTGGTTATGAGGAGGACACATTTAGCCTCAGATGACCTTTATAAGCTGTCTTTGAAACAGCCAAAAGGCCTGAAG cccaagaagaaaaagaatatcTCCCACGATGCGCTTGGTACAACTTACGGCCGAATCCACATGCAGAGGCAGGATCTCAGCAAACTGCAGACGCGGAAAATGAAAGGCTTAAAAAAGAGGCCAGCAGAGAAGTCAGCTCAAGATGGTGGGGCTACTCCCAAAAAGTCAAAGTCAGCTTGA